A region of Planococcus sp. MSAK28401 DNA encodes the following proteins:
- a CDS encoding DUF2187 family protein translates to MAFQPHEKEVSEFVAARKIGEWISFTRNGVDVNGTIFKIMDNSVIVEISPEDAKEIGAASNMTVISHKKYKIVADQ, encoded by the coding sequence ATGGCATTTCAACCCCATGAAAAAGAAGTATCTGAATTTGTAGCGGCCCGCAAAATCGGCGAATGGATTTCATTCACTCGCAACGGCGTCGACGTCAACGGAACCATCTTCAAAATTATGGACAACTCGGTGATCGTCGAGATTTCACCAGAAGACGCCAAGGAAATCGGCGCTGCTTCCAACATGACCGTAATTTCACATAAGAAATACAAGATTGTCGCAGATCAATAA